One segment of Rosa chinensis cultivar Old Blush chromosome 6, RchiOBHm-V2, whole genome shotgun sequence DNA contains the following:
- the LOC112174398 gene encoding 1-aminocyclopropane-1-carboxylate oxidase homolog 1, with protein MYNKMANIEERLRQLKAFDESQAGVKGLVDDGITKVPSIFICKPEDPSVEDIPSFGNPTGQHQFSIPVVDLGDVVAGRPAKVIQDIQRAAESVGFFYVVNHGIPKTVLEEMLEATHGFHELPREMKAQYYTRDPKRKVKYFSSYNLYESKFAAWRDSMFCDMAPEPLDPQELPLVCRDITMEYSNQVHKLGVTLFELLSQALGLKPNHLISLDCAKEHLIASHYYPPCPEPELTIGTANHSDGTFITILLQDHIGGLQVLHENQWIDVIPMPGALIVNIGNFMQIISNDKFVSVDHRVLAKKEGPRVSVGCFFRPATSDNSRLYEPIKELTCKENPPIYRTITTKEYYTEYYKNSINEVPVLTSLKL; from the exons ATGTACAACAAAATGGCCAATATTGAAGAGCGTCTGCGACAGCTAAAGGCCTTTGACGAATCCCAAGCTGGTGTCAAAGGTCTTGTCGATGATGGAATCACCAAAGTCCCATCCATTTTCATTTGCAAGCCAGAAGATCCCTCAGTCGAGGACATCCCAAGTTTCGGCAATCCAACTGGCCAACACCAATTCAGTATTCCAGTTGTGGACCTTGGTGATGTTGTCGCTGGAAGGCCTGCTAAGGTGATCCAAGATATCCAGCGGGCTGCAGAGAGTGTGGGGTTCTTTTATGTGGTTAACCATGGGATACCCAAGACAGTGTTGGAGGAGATGCTCGAGGCGACGCATGGGTTTCATGAGCTGCCAAGGGAGATGAAGGCTCAGTACTATACTAGGGATCCCAAGAGGAAGGTCAAATACTTTAGTAGCTATAATTTGTACGAGTCAAAGTTTGCTGCTTGGAGGGACAGCATGTTTTGTGACATGGCTCCGGAGCCCTTAGATCCCCAAGAATTGCCTCTGGTTTgcag GGATATAACCATGGAGTATTCTAATCAAGTACACAAATTAGGTGTCACTTTGTTTGAATTGCTATCTCAGGCACTTGGACTCAAACCTAACCATCTTATCAGTTTGGATTGCGCAAAAGAGCATCTTATTGCTAGTCACTACTATCCTCCATGTCCTGAGCCTGAGCTCACAATTGGCACAGCCAACCACTCAGATGGCACTTTCATAACAATTCTACTTCAAGATCATATTGGTGGACTTCAGGTTTTGCATGAAAACCAGTGGATTGATGTTATTCCTATGCCTGGAGCTCTAATAGTCAACATTGGAAATTTTATGCAG ATAATCTCAAATGATAAGTTCGTAAGCGTTGATCATAGAGTGTTGGCAAAGAAAGAAGGTCCAAGAGTATCTGTGGGATGTTTTTTCCGACCTGCGACGTCGGATAATTCGAGGCTGTACGAGCCAATTAAAGAGTTGACATGCAAAGAAAATCCACCCATTTATCGAACAATTACTACGAAAGAATATTATACGGAGTATTACAAAAACTCTATAAATGAGGTCCCTGTTCTAACATCTTTGAAGTTGTGA